A window of Pedobacter lusitanus contains these coding sequences:
- a CDS encoding Dabb family protein, with amino-acid sequence MNKSNRRKFIATATVLAAGTAVTDIPSIAAEKKAEDFPVVHHVFFWLKNPSSKKDLDQLVAGVKTLSAIETVHNLRVGVVASTEKRDVVDNSWAVSELIFFKDLAGQSVYQTHPIHLEFIKNCGHLWEKVIVYDAVNV; translated from the coding sequence ATGAACAAATCAAACAGAAGAAAATTTATTGCAACAGCTACAGTTCTGGCTGCTGGAACTGCCGTTACAGATATACCTTCAATTGCAGCAGAAAAGAAAGCAGAAGATTTCCCGGTAGTGCATCATGTTTTCTTCTGGTTGAAGAACCCCTCTTCAAAGAAAGATCTTGATCAGCTGGTTGCCGGCGTGAAGACATTATCAGCCATAGAAACAGTACATAACCTTAGAGTAGGCGTCGTAGCCAGCACAGAAAAACGTGATGTAGTGGACAATAGCTGGGCTGTCTCCGAACTGATTTTCTTTAAAGATCTTGCCGGACAATCTGTTTATCAAACTCACCCCATACATCTGGAATTCATTAAAAACTGTGGCCATTTATGGGAAAAAGTAATAGTTTATGATGCTGTCAACGTCTGA